Genomic segment of Trueperaceae bacterium:
ATTACGTGTCGGGTGCCCGGGAGCTGGCCGCGGCCGCCGGGGCGGAGCTCTACCTCTCCGACGAGGGCGGCCCCGACTGGCGTTACGCCTTCGACCACCGCGGGCTCACGCACGGGAGCGTCATCAGGGTGGGCAACGTGACGCTCGAGGCCCTCCACACGCCCGGCCACACGCCGGAACACCTCGCGCTCCTCGTGACCGACGGCGCGCGCTCCGCGCTGCCCTCCCACCTCCTCAGCGGCGACTTCGTGTTCGTCGGGGACGTCGGTCGCCCCGACCTGCTCGACGCCGTGGCGGGCGGCGCCGGCACGCGCTTCGAGGGTGCGCGGCGCCTCTTCGCCAGCCTCCGCGACCGCTTCCTCACCCTGCCCGACCACGTGCAGGTCTGGCCAGGCCACGGCGCCGGGAGCGCGTGCGGCAAGGCGCTCGGGGCGGTGGCCAGCAGCACGGTGGGCTTCGAGCGCCTCACCGCCTGGTGGGCGCCGTACTTGGCGGCTGGCGACGAGGCCGGCTTCACGACGGCCCTGCTCGAAGGCCAGCCGGACGCCCCCACCTACTTCGGGCGCATGAAGCGTGTCAACCGCGACGGCCCGCCCGTCCTCGGCGACCGCGGACCGCTGCGCCGCCTCTCTTCAGGCGAGCTGCGGGGCCGCGTGAACCGCGACCTCGTCCTGGTGGACACGCGCACGGTCGCCGAGCAGCGTTCCGGCTCCGTCGCGGGCGCTCTGGCCGTGCCGGGTGGCGCTTCCTTCGCCACGTACGCCGCGTGGGTCATCGACCCCGACGTCGAGACGCGCGAGATCGTCCTCCTCGCCACCGGCGCGGAGCATGCGCGGGCGCTGAGCGAGCGGCTGACCCGCGTCGGGATAGACGGGGCGAGGGGCTACCTGACCTCCGTGGAAGGCTTGGAGGTTGCGCCCCTGCCGCTCTTGCGACCCGAGGGCGGTGACGCGCTCGCGGGTGCCGACGTGCTGGACGTGCGCACGGCGAGCGAGCATGCCGCGAAACATCTTCCGGGCGCCAGGCAGATCGCCGCCGGCAACGTGTTGGCGCGGCTCCAGGAGCTGCCGCGCGGCCGCAGGCTCGTGGTCCACTGCCAAGGCGGCGGGCGGGCGGCGGCGGTGGCCAGCGCCTTGAGGAACAGGGGCTTCGCCAACGTCGTCGAGCTGGACGGCAGCCTGGACGTGTGGCTCGAGCGCGTCGGCCACGCTCCGGGTGGGGCGGCTCCGAGTGGCGGCGCTATGGCAGGCGGCGCGGAAGGGGTGAGCGCAACGTGACCGAACCGAGTGGAAGACCGTCGCCGCGTGGGGGCGGCTGGTGGCCGCTGGCCCTGATCGCGCTCGGGGTCGTGATACTCGCCGGCAACCTGGGGTTGGGCCTCGGCCCCGTCTGGCGCTTCCTCGGCAACCTGTTGGCGTACTGGCCCGTCGCCCTCATAGCCGTCGGGGCCGACATGCTGACGCGCGGGCGTTACCGGCTGCTCGTCGCGTCCTTGGCCGTCGGCGTGGTCGTCGTGCTCGCCGCCTACGGCGGCGGCGGGGGCGGTAGCCAGTCCATCAGCATCAGCGAGCCCGTTGGCGCGGCGACGAGCGCTCGCGTCGTACTCGATGTGGGTGTCAGCCCGCTGCGCTTGAGCGCGGCACAGGGCGGCGGCGACCTGATCCGAGGCACCGTGAGCCAAGCGGCCGGCGAGCGCATCGAGCGTTCGACCTCGTTCCGCGACGGCCGTGCCGAGGTGAGCATCAGGGCGCGCCGGCGCGCCTGGTTGCCGTTCTCATGGGGCGGCGGCAGGGGCGGCGCCTGGGACCTCACCCTGGATCAGGACGTGCCGACCGAGCTGGTCATAGACGGTGGGGTAGGCAACGTGGACCTGGACCTGGCCGCGGCCAGGCTGACCCGCCTCGACCTCGACTCCGGGGTGGGGAGCTTGACCGTCACCCTGCCGCGGGCAGGCGGCTTCACGGGTGAGATCGACGGTGGGGTCGGGAGCGTCACCCTCCTCGTGCCCGAGGGCTTGGCGTTGACGCTTGAGGTCGATACCGGCATCGGTTCCGTGCGCGTCGGATCCGGCTTCGAGCGTAACGGCAACGTCTACGCGAGCCCTGCCGCGGTGGCGGGAGAACTCCCGGCGGCCCGGCTGAGCCTCGACGTCGGGGTCGGCAGCGTGGAAGTGAGGTCGGTCCGGTGAGCGGGCCGAACGTGGCGGTCGCCGTCTAACTGGCCCGGGAGCTCGGTCCGGAGAGTACTGTCGTGACGGTAGCCGTCGGTACGGGCCTCAACTACCTGGTGGGAGACCTGTTCGGGGCGTAGCGACGGAGAGAAGAGGCGGCATATGCAGTACAGGCAACTGGGACGCACGGGGGTCAAGGTGTCGAGCGTCTGCCTCGGCACCATGACCTTCGGCGGTGAGGCGGACGAGGCGGAGGCGGCGCGCATCTTCGAGCGCAGCCTGGGGGCGGGCGTCAACTTCGTCGACACGGCCGACGTCTACAACGCCGGCCGCACGGAGGAGATCGTCGGCCGGCTCATGAAGGGCAGGCGCGACGACATCGTGCTGGTGAGCAAGGTGTTCGGGCGCGCTTACCCGGAGCCCAACTCGGGCGGCTCGTCGAGGCGCCACATCGTGCGCGCCGTCGAGGCCTCGCTCAGGCGCCTCGGCACCGACAGGCTCGACGTCTACCTCCTGCACCAGTTCGACGTGAACGTGTCGCTGGAGGAGACCCTGCGCGCCCTCGACGACCTCGTGCGCCGCGGGCTCGTGCTGTACGTGGGCGCGAGCAACTTCGCCGCCTGGCAGTACATGAAGGCCATCGGGATCTCGGAGCGCGCCGGGCTGGAGCGCTTCGCCGTGATACAGCCCATGTACAACCTGGTGAAGCGCCAGGCGGAGGTCGAGATCCTCCCGCTGGCCTTGGCCGAGCGGCTCGGGGTCATGGCGTTCAGCCCCCTCGGCGCCGGCCTGCTGTCCGGCAAGTACGGCGCCGCCGGCGTGAGCGGCCGCCTCGTGGATAACGCGCGCTACCACACGCGCTACGGGCACGAGAGCTACGCGGAGACGGCCGAGCGTTTCGTAGCATATGCAAGACGCGTCGGCGTCGACCCGGTGACGCTGGCCGTCGCTTGGTGCTCGTCGCATCCGGCCGTCACGGCGGCCATCGTCGGGGCCAGGAGCGTGGAGCAGCTGGAGCCGTCCCTCGCCGCGGCCGAGTTCGTCATGAGCGAGACCATGCGCGACGAGATCACGGCGCTCTCGCCAGAGGTCCCGCCGGCTCACGACAGGCGCGAGGAGGCCGCGACCGGTTGACGCTGGGGAAGAAGCGAGCCTGCGATGACTAGCGCGAAGGTACTGATCGTCGAGGACGAGGCCGCCTTGGCCTCGGTCCTGAAGGACAACCTGGAGGCCGAGGGCTTCGAGGTCCGCCACGCCCCCGACGGACGGGCCGGAGCGGCGACCTGGCGCGACGAGTGCCCGGACCTGGTCGTCCTCGACGTCATGCTGCCGCACAAGGACGGATACACGCTCTGCCGCGAGCGGCGCAAGGCCGGCGATGCCACGCCCGTCCTCTTCCTCTCCGCCAAGGGGAGCCCGGAGGAGCGCGTGGCCGGGCTGGAGGCGGGGGGCGACGACTACCTCGCCAAGCCCTTCCACCTGCCCGAGTTCCTCCTGCGGGTGCGCAAGCTCCTCGACCGCTCGGGCGCGCTGCGCGCCGTGAACGCGCGGCTGGTCTTCGGCGAGAACACCGTCGACCTCCTGTCGTGGACGGCCAGGGCGGCCGACGGCCGCGAGCTCCTGCTTGGCGAGCGCGAGGTGGGCATCTTGCGCCTGCTCGCGAGCCGGGCCGGTGAGGTCGTGAGCCGCGACGAGATCCTCGACGCCGTGTGGGGCAAGGGCGCGTTCCCGAGCAGCCGCACGGTGGATAACTTCGTGGTGCGCCTCAGGCGCCACTTCGAGCCCGACCCGGCGCAGCCGATCTACTTCCACACCGTGTGGGGCGTCGGTTACCGCTTCACGCCGCTCACCAACCACCAGCGCCGCGCCCGCGGCCGGTGAGCCAGAAGAAGAGCGGCCCGCCGACCACCGTCGTCAGGACGCCGAGCGGCAGCTCCATGGGGGCTATGAGGTTGCGCGCGAGCGCGTCGCCGACGGTGACCACGGCGGCGCCCCCCAGGACGGCCGCGGGCAGGAGCGACCGGTGGTCGTCCCCGATGAGCAGGCGCACCGCGAACGGCACGATCAGCCCGATGAACGCGATGCTGCCTGCGTAACCGACCACGGTGCCCGTCGCCACGCCCGCCAGGCAGGCGAGCGCGAGGCGGACGCGGCCAACGTCGACGCCGAGCGCCTGGGCCGTCCCCTCGTCCAGCAGGAGGATGTTGAGGACCTGCGCTCGCCGCCTGAGCAGCGCGCCCGCCACCAGCATTAGGACGGCGGCCACGCCGACGTCCTGCCAGAAGACACTGGTGAGCGCGCCGAGGGTGAGGGAGGTCGCGTCCGGCATGCCCGGCTTGCGGAACGCGCTCACGAGCAAGGTCACGACGCCTCCCAGGAAGAGCTGCAGGGCCACGCCGGCGAGCACGAGGGTGAGCCGGTCCGAGCGGCCGTGCCGCCGCGCGAAGCGGAGGAGCCAGACGACGCTCGCGACGGCCGCGAGGGTGCCGGCCACCGGCAGGACCCAGCGCCCCAGGCTCACGAGGCCGAGGACGTAGGCGAGCACCACGCCCAGCGTGGCCGCGCCGCTCACCCCGAGGAGCGTGGGTTCGGCCAGCTGGTTGCGGAAGGCGACCTGCAGGGCGACGCCGGCGAGGGCGAGCGCCGCGCCGACGACCACGCCCATCAGGACGCGGGGCAGACGGATGTTCCAGAGGACCGCGCTCTGCTGCCGTGAGAACTCGATGCCGGTCTGGATCCCGGCCTTCTCGAGCGCTATCCCAACGACCTGGGCGGGCGCGATCCTCACGGCGCCCCAACCGAGCGAGAGCATCAGCCCGCCCAGCAGGAGCGCCGCGAGGATCATGAAGGTGAGCCGCCGCCGAGAGGCGGCGCGCTCGCCCGTTGTGGTCACTGCAGCGAGTACAGGTAGTCGACCAGCTCGGTCAGGGCGTCGCCGGTACGGAGGCCGAGGCCGAGGAAGTAGAGGTCCTCGAAGACCTTGAGGTGCTTGCCGGCCGCGGCCGGGGTATCGCTGATGCCGGGAATCTCGAAGACGGCGTCCTCGCTGCCGAGGGCCGCGATGCCGCGGTCGGTGACGATGAGCGCGTCGGGAGCCGCTGCGGCGATGGCCTCGGGCGTGAAGGGGGCGTAGCCGGAGAAGCCGAGCTCGGCGCCCACGTCGATGGCGCCAGCCACCTCGATCAGGACGTTGGACGCGGTGTTCGTGCCGCCGGCGAACTGCATGCTGCGCGCGCCGAGGTACAGGAAGAGGACGCGGGGCTTCGGATCGAGCTCGGCGCCGCGCGCGGCCGCGGCGGCCAGCTTGGCGCTCATGGCCTCGGCGACCTCCTCGCCCTTGGCCTGGGCGCCGACGAGCTCGGCGACGAGGCGCACGTTGGCGGCCGGGGTCTCGAGCGAGGGCTCGTCACCGACGTGCACGACGCGGACACCGGCGGCCTCGAGCTGGGCGAGGACCTCGGGCGGCCCGGCCTGGTTGTTGGCGATGACGAGCGTCGGCTCGAAGGCCATGAGGGCCTCGGCCGAGAGGCGACCGTAGTAGCCGACGTTGGGGAGGTCGTTGGCCGCGGCGGGGTAGACCGAGGTGGCGTCGACGGCGACGAGCTGGTCCTGGGCGTCGAGGGCGTAGACGATCTCCGTGACCTCGCCCGCGAGCGAGATGATCCGCTCGGCGGCGGCCTGGGAGGCGAAGGCCAGGGCGAAGGCGAAGATGGACAGAGCTAGTGAGCGCAGTTTCATGACTGCTCCTTCCGGGAGGGGCGGTGGGGATCGTGGGTAGCGTCGCTGCCGGGCGGCTCGTGAACGGCGAGCGCGCTCGGACGGCTCCCACGCGCGACAGTCGGATTATCCCTAGGGAGTTCGTGCGAATTGTCACGAATCGGTAAGGAGGCCACCGCGCCGCTTCGCGCCGGGGGCTTTTCCGGCCACGTGACGGTCGAGGCGCCTGTGCCTTGGGTACCCCGGTTAGCACCCTCACGAGTTGCCGCGGTGGTAATATTCGGCCTAGACAGACTAGATGGAGGCTTGGAATGGCATGGCAGGTCCAGGAGGCGAAGCAGAGGTTCAGCGAGCTACTGCGCAAGGCTCAAGAGGACGGGCCGCAGATCGTGACGCGCCACGGTGAAGAGGTGGCGGTGATCGTCTCGGCCGAGACCTATGCCAAGCTGACCGGGGAGCTCGACTTCAAGGCGTTCCTCCTGGCTGTGCCCGACTTGAGCGACTTGGAGATCGAGCGCTCACGCGAACCCGCCCGCCGGGTCGAGCTGTGAGCTACCTGCTCGACACGAACGTGATATCCGAGATCAGGAAGGCCAACGCGAACACGGGGGTAAGGGCCTGGCTCGCGGGCGTGCAGAACCGTCAACTGTTCTTGAGCGTTCTGGTGGTGGGTGAGATACGCCAGGGCATAGAGCGCTTGAGGTCGCGGGATGCGTACCGAGCTGCACAACTGGAGGCCTGGCTTGGCACCCTGGGCACCGAGTACGCCGACCGCATCCTGAGGGTCTCCATCGAAGTGGCGGAAGCGTGGGGGAGGCTGAACGCCGTGCGAACCTTGCCGGTGATCGATGGACTGCTCGCCGCTACCGCCTATGTTCACGGGCTGACCCTTGTCACGAGGAACACGGCTGATTTCGATGGCCTCGAGGTGGAAGTCTTGAACCCGTTCGAGATGTGACGGGGGCCCAGTACCGTGACGGAGGGTGTCTCGCCGACGCCTCGAGGCCTAGGCCGAGGGGGTCGGTTCATTGACGGAATCCCACCGTACCGTTACCCTATTGAGCGCTGGTCACGTGGGCGGCTAGCTCAGCGGGAGAGCACTCGCTTCACACGCGAGGGGTCACAGGTTCAATCCCTGTGCCGCCCACCACCAAAAACTACGTGTAGGACGAGGAAAGCCTCCGACAGAGTCCGGGGGCTTTCCCGGTAAATCTGCTCACACTGACCAGCACACTGACCAGTCGATGTTCGGAGGTGAGCCGGTCGCTATGTGTCGTACGCCTTTTCGCTGCGTTGATACAGGAAAGTTCGGGTGCCTCGGTTTGTCCGATAGGCGGTATGATTCCACCATCCAGTTGTGTGGTGAAGGGGTGTAGGGGCGTGAGTAAGAGAGTCTTTGGATACATCTTGGTCTCGGCTGCACTCTTGTTGTCTGTAGTGGGATTCGGCACCTCCAACGGGGTTACACGGAGTGGGTTTACCTTTTGGATCCAGACAACCGAGGTCTTTCCCATTTGGAGGAAGATCGATTGCACATTTCCGTCGCCCGACTGGAACTCAGCATCGTGCACGGGCCAATTTGCAAACGCTATTCCCCCGACCCGTAAGGTGTTCAGCATCCCGGCGATCGTCTATTTCCCGGCCCTGCTTGCGGTTGCGTTGACCGGGATTGGATTCATCGCTTTTGGAGGCCCTAAGGCGGAGTAGGCCTATGCTCGGCTATTCCTCTTCGGTTGGCGCAACGGTGGGTTGACTGACTCCAAGGAGTTGGTCGACGCTGAGTGCGCTCTTATGCCGGTGCTCTTGGAGGATGTGCCCGTAGCGGTCCATGGTGAAGCTGGTGCTGCTGTGGCCGAGGCGTTCAGAGATGCTCTTGATATCGAGGTCGTTAGTGATGAGCAGCGAGGCGTTCATGTGCCGGAAGGAGTGGATGGAGGTCTGGGGTAGTCCCGCCTTCTCCTGCTCGTTCTTGAGGATGTGAAGCAGGTTCCTGGGGTGGATGGCGGTTCCGATCTTGGTCGTGAAGACCAAGCCGGTTTCGGTCCAACTGCCGTAGCATTCCTTGCGTTCTTGCTTTTGCCGGTCATGGTGGGCGTTTAGGACGTCGAGCACGTCTTGGGAGAGGGCGACGAAACGGCGGCTCTTCTTGGTCTTGAGCGGTCCGAGTACCGGCTCATTGCCGACTAGCTTCAGGGCGTTTCGGATAAGAAGGCCATCTTCGGTGACGTCCTTCCAGCTGAGCCCTAGTAGTTCGCCACGCCTAAGGCCGGTAGCGACAAGAACGTAGAACAGCGCGTAGAGCCGGTGGCTCCTGGTGGCGTCGAGCAACTTGCGGGTCTCGTGCGGTTCGAGGATGCGTATCTTCCTCGCCTCCTCCTTCACTGGTTTCACTGTCTTCACTGGATTCTTGGCGATGAGGTCAGAGTCGGCGGCGTCCTCCATGGCGGTCCAGACAAGGCGGCGGCACTTGTTGGCGGTGGACAGCAGGCCCTTCTCAGCGATGTCGGCGACCATGCTTCGCACGTGATGCGGCTTCAGCTCTTCGAGGATGTGGTCTCCGATTCTGGGGATGATGTGCTTC
This window contains:
- a CDS encoding rhodanese-like domain-containing protein, translating into MYFQQFYDHDLAQGSYLIGCQASGEAVVVDPRRDVRVYLEAAAAEGLRIVAVTDTHIHADYVSGARELAAAAGAELYLSDEGGPDWRYAFDHRGLTHGSVIRVGNVTLEALHTPGHTPEHLALLVTDGARSALPSHLLSGDFVFVGDVGRPDLLDAVAGGAGTRFEGARRLFASLRDRFLTLPDHVQVWPGHGAGSACGKALGAVASSTVGFERLTAWWAPYLAAGDEAGFTTALLEGQPDAPTYFGRMKRVNRDGPPVLGDRGPLRRLSSGELRGRVNRDLVLVDTRTVAEQRSGSVAGALAVPGGASFATYAAWVIDPDVETREIVLLATGAEHARALSERLTRVGIDGARGYLTSVEGLEVAPLPLLRPEGGDALAGADVLDVRTASEHAAKHLPGARQIAAGNVLARLQELPRGRRLVVHCQGGGRAAAVASALRNRGFANVVELDGSLDVWLERVGHAPGGAAPSGGAMAGGAEGVSAT
- a CDS encoding iron ABC transporter permease; translation: MTTTGERAASRRRLTFMILAALLLGGLMLSLGWGAVRIAPAQVVGIALEKAGIQTGIEFSRQQSAVLWNIRLPRVLMGVVVGAALALAGVALQVAFRNQLAEPTLLGVSGAATLGVVLAYVLGLVSLGRWVLPVAGTLAAVASVVWLLRFARRHGRSDRLTLVLAGVALQLFLGGVVTLLVSAFRKPGMPDATSLTLGALTSVFWQDVGVAAVLMLVAGALLRRRAQVLNILLLDEGTAQALGVDVGRVRLALACLAGVATGTVVGYAGSIAFIGLIVPFAVRLLIGDDHRSLLPAAVLGGAAVVTVGDALARNLIAPMELPLGVLTTVVGGPLFFWLTGRGRGAGGW
- a CDS encoding type II toxin-antitoxin system Phd/YefM family antitoxin, which encodes MAWQVQEAKQRFSELLRKAQEDGPQIVTRHGEEVAVIVSAETYAKLTGELDFKAFLLAVPDLSDLEIERSREPARRVEL
- a CDS encoding site-specific integrase, whose product is MRKYQKLLNKPYFNERSKLWEIRFSAGTNPETGERIRHVITHKTKKGVKEKAIEFLKVQELNEMPATGLTVGAYLLKWHNDSQYSWSPRTKELYLHQIEKHIIPRIGDHILEELKPHHVRSMVADIAEKGLLSTANKCRRLVWTAMEDAADSDLIAKNPVKTVKPVKEEARKIRILEPHETRKLLDATRSHRLYALFYVLVATGLRRGELLGLSWKDVTEDGLLIRNALKLVGNEPVLGPLKTKKSRRFVALSQDVLDVLNAHHDRQKQERKECYGSWTETGLVFTTKIGTAIHPRNLLHILKNEQEKAGLPQTSIHSFRHMNASLLITNDLDIKSISERLGHSSTSFTMDRYGHILQEHRHKSALSVDQLLGVSQPTVAPTEEE
- a CDS encoding ABC transporter substrate-binding protein; this translates as MKLRSLALSIFAFALAFASQAAAERIISLAGEVTEIVYALDAQDQLVAVDATSVYPAAANDLPNVGYYGRLSAEALMAFEPTLVIANNQAGPPEVLAQLEAAGVRVVHVGDEPSLETPAANVRLVAELVGAQAKGEEVAEAMSAKLAAAAARGAELDPKPRVLFLYLGARSMQFAGGTNTASNVLIEVAGAIDVGAELGFSGYAPFTPEAIAAAAPDALIVTDRGIAALGSEDAVFEIPGISDTPAAAGKHLKVFEDLYFLGLGLRTGDALTELVDYLYSLQ
- a CDS encoding aldo/keto reductase, with the protein product MQYRQLGRTGVKVSSVCLGTMTFGGEADEAEAARIFERSLGAGVNFVDTADVYNAGRTEEIVGRLMKGRRDDIVLVSKVFGRAYPEPNSGGSSRRHIVRAVEASLRRLGTDRLDVYLLHQFDVNVSLEETLRALDDLVRRGLVLYVGASNFAAWQYMKAIGISERAGLERFAVIQPMYNLVKRQAEVEILPLALAERLGVMAFSPLGAGLLSGKYGAAGVSGRLVDNARYHTRYGHESYAETAERFVAYARRVGVDPVTLAVAWCSSHPAVTAAIVGARSVEQLEPSLAAAEFVMSETMRDEITALSPEVPPAHDRREEAATG
- a CDS encoding response regulator transcription factor, which codes for MTSAKVLIVEDEAALASVLKDNLEAEGFEVRHAPDGRAGAATWRDECPDLVVLDVMLPHKDGYTLCRERRKAGDATPVLFLSAKGSPEERVAGLEAGGDDYLAKPFHLPEFLLRVRKLLDRSGALRAVNARLVFGENTVDLLSWTARAADGRELLLGEREVGILRLLASRAGEVVSRDEILDAVWGKGAFPSSRTVDNFVVRLRRHFEPDPAQPIYFHTVWGVGYRFTPLTNHQRRARGR
- a CDS encoding type II toxin-antitoxin system VapC family toxin, encoding MSYLLDTNVISEIRKANANTGVRAWLAGVQNRQLFLSVLVVGEIRQGIERLRSRDAYRAAQLEAWLGTLGTEYADRILRVSIEVAEAWGRLNAVRTLPVIDGLLAATAYVHGLTLVTRNTADFDGLEVEVLNPFEM